The following coding sequences are from one Pseudonocardia sp. HH130630-07 window:
- the hflX gene encoding GTPase HflX: MTEARTPAEHTTPRPAASVAPSAGELDLEERASLRRIHGLSTELTDITEVEYRQLQLERVVLVGVWTEGTAEQADASLTELARLAETAGSEVLDGLVQRRSSPDPATFIGSGKVEELLATVRSTGADTVICDGELSPGQLRQLEERLKVKVIDRTALILDIFAQHARSRDGKAQVELAQLSYLLPRLRGWGEALSRQVGGRAAGGVGIGGRGPGETKIELDRRRIRARMSKLRREIGAMRRVRDTQRGSRRRNEIPSVAIVGYTNAGKSSLLNQLTDAGVLVQDALFATLDPTTRRAETPDGHGYTLTDTVGFVRHLPHQLVEAFRSTLEEAAGADLLVHVVDGSDPLPDDQIAAVRQVLVEVGEEQGGGAMPHELLVVNKTDAAPELALARLRHALPEAVFVSAQSGAGIAELRDRIAGLLPRPEYEVDLLIPYTEGAVVARLHDEGEVLAEEHTGDGTRIWARVAPELGTAVLPYAVGGSAVPGSDLPATAAGH; encoded by the coding sequence ATGACTGAAGCCCGTACCCCTGCAGAACACACCACGCCCCGGCCCGCAGCGTCCGTGGCACCGTCGGCCGGCGAGCTGGATCTCGAGGAGCGCGCGTCGCTGCGCCGCATCCACGGGCTGTCCACCGAGCTCACCGACATCACCGAGGTCGAGTACCGGCAGCTGCAGCTCGAGCGCGTCGTGCTCGTCGGGGTGTGGACCGAGGGCACCGCCGAGCAGGCCGACGCCTCGCTCACCGAGCTGGCCCGGCTCGCCGAGACGGCGGGATCCGAGGTGCTCGACGGGCTGGTCCAGCGGCGTTCGAGCCCCGACCCGGCCACGTTCATCGGCTCCGGCAAGGTCGAGGAGCTGCTCGCGACCGTCCGATCGACCGGCGCCGACACCGTGATCTGCGACGGCGAGCTCTCGCCGGGCCAGCTCCGCCAGCTGGAGGAGCGGCTGAAGGTCAAGGTGATCGACCGGACGGCGCTGATCCTCGACATCTTCGCCCAGCACGCCCGCTCCCGGGACGGCAAGGCCCAGGTCGAGCTCGCCCAGCTGTCCTACCTGCTGCCGCGGCTGCGCGGCTGGGGTGAGGCGCTGTCCCGGCAGGTCGGTGGCCGGGCCGCCGGTGGTGTCGGTATCGGTGGCCGTGGTCCCGGTGAGACCAAGATCGAGCTGGACCGCCGCCGGATCCGCGCGCGCATGTCCAAGCTGCGTCGCGAGATCGGTGCGATGCGCCGGGTCCGGGACACCCAGCGGGGCAGCCGGCGGCGCAACGAGATCCCGTCGGTCGCGATCGTCGGGTACACCAACGCCGGCAAGTCGAGCCTGCTCAACCAGCTCACCGACGCCGGGGTGCTGGTGCAGGACGCCCTGTTCGCCACCCTGGACCCCACCACGCGCCGGGCCGAGACGCCGGACGGGCACGGGTACACGCTCACCGACACGGTCGGCTTCGTCCGGCATCTGCCGCACCAGCTGGTCGAGGCGTTCCGCTCCACGCTGGAGGAGGCGGCGGGCGCCGATCTCCTGGTGCACGTGGTCGACGGTTCCGACCCGTTGCCGGACGACCAGATCGCCGCCGTCCGCCAAGTGCTGGTGGAGGTCGGCGAGGAACAGGGCGGCGGCGCCATGCCGCACGAGCTGCTCGTGGTGAACAAGACCGACGCCGCGCCGGAGCTCGCGCTGGCCCGTCTGCGGCACGCGCTGCCGGAGGCGGTGTTCGTCTCGGCGCAGTCCGGGGCGGGGATCGCCGAGCTCCGGGACCGGATCGCCGGGCTGCTGCCCCGTCCGGAGTACGAGGTCGACCTACTGATCCCGTACACCGAGGGGGCCGTGGTCGCCCGCCTGCACGACGAGGGTGAGGTCCTCGCCGAGGAGCACACGGGGGACGGCACCCGGATCTGGGCCAGGGTCGCTCCCGAACTCGGGACCGCGGTGCTGCCCTACGCCGTCGGCGGCAGCGCGGTGCCCGGGTCCGATCTCCCGGCGACCGCCGCGGGCCACTGA
- the lexA gene encoding transcriptional repressor LexA encodes MAADESDGGASAGPGSANVREFPEPPADARGLTPRQRKVLTVIRDWVDRYGYPPSVREIGDAVGLTSTSSVHHQLRTLERKGFLRRDPNRTRAVDVRSPEQSAAGDGTDADTEAARSERPAPAFVPLIGDIAAGGPILAEQAVQDVFPLPREIVGEGTLFLLNVKGDSMVDAAITDGDWVVVRQQPVAEQGEVVAAMIDGEATVKTFRRRDGHIWLMPANDAYDPIPGDDASILGRVVAVLRRL; translated from the coding sequence ATGGCAGCGGACGAGTCCGACGGCGGTGCGTCCGCCGGGCCGGGTTCCGCGAACGTGCGGGAGTTCCCCGAGCCCCCGGCCGACGCCCGCGGGCTGACCCCGCGACAGCGGAAGGTCCTGACGGTGATCCGGGACTGGGTGGACCGGTACGGGTACCCCCCGAGCGTGCGCGAGATCGGCGACGCGGTGGGGCTGACCTCCACGTCGTCGGTGCACCACCAACTGCGCACACTGGAGCGCAAGGGGTTCCTGCGGCGCGACCCGAACCGCACCCGCGCGGTCGACGTGCGGAGCCCGGAGCAGTCGGCCGCCGGGGACGGCACCGACGCCGACACCGAGGCCGCCCGCTCGGAGCGACCCGCACCGGCGTTCGTGCCGCTGATCGGCGACATCGCCGCGGGCGGGCCGATCCTGGCCGAGCAGGCCGTTCAGGACGTGTTCCCGTTGCCACGGGAGATCGTCGGTGAGGGCACGTTGTTCCTGCTCAACGTCAAGGGCGACTCGATGGTGGACGCCGCCATCACCGACGGGGACTGGGTCGTCGTCCGGCAGCAGCCGGTCGCGGAGCAGGGCGAGGTCGTGGCGGCGATGATCGACGGCGAGGCCACGGTGAAGACGTTCCGCCGCAGGGACGGGCACATCTGGCTGATGCCGGCGAACGACGCCTACGACCCCATCCCCGGTGACGACGCGTCGATCCTCGGCCGGGTCGTGGCCGTACTGCGGCGGCTCTGA
- the nrdR gene encoding transcriptional regulator NrdR, protein MRCPFCRHPDSRVIDSRTADDGTCTRRRRSCTACGRRFTTVEETVLAVVKRSGVSEPFSRQKVVGGVRRACQGRPVDEDDLQQLAHKVEETVRARGAAEIPSHEVGLAILGPLRDLDEVAYLRFASVYRSFSSIEDFEKEIADLRSAAAGEAADDRAGDPDG, encoded by the coding sequence GTGCGTTGCCCCTTCTGTCGTCACCCGGACTCGCGGGTGATCGATTCCCGGACCGCCGACGACGGGACGTGCACCCGCCGTCGCCGGTCCTGCACCGCGTGCGGGAGACGGTTCACCACGGTCGAGGAGACGGTTCTCGCCGTGGTCAAGCGCAGCGGTGTGAGCGAGCCCTTCAGCCGGCAGAAGGTCGTCGGCGGGGTGCGGCGGGCGTGTCAGGGCCGTCCGGTCGACGAGGACGACCTGCAGCAGCTCGCCCACAAGGTGGAGGAGACGGTGCGCGCCCGCGGAGCGGCCGAGATCCCCAGCCACGAGGTGGGGCTGGCGATCCTGGGTCCGCTGCGCGACCTCGACGAGGTCGCCTACCTGCGGTTCGCGAGCGTCTACCGCTCGTTCTCCTCGATCGAGGACTTCGAGAAGGAGATCGCCGACCTGCGTTCGGCGGCTGCCGGGGAAGCAGCCGACGACCGGGCCGGTGACCCGGACGGCTGA
- a CDS encoding vitamin B12-dependent ribonucleotide reductase, translating into MTETVGGPTTDTTAAAKVARGRGKAGAKRRGLAVQRVFTTEGVHPYEQVEWERRDVVMTNWRDGTVNFEQRGVEFPTAWSLNATNIVTSKYFRGAVGSATRESSLRQLIDRVVGTYRRAGVEHGYFATDADAEIFDHELTWMLLHQVFSFNSPVWFNVGTPSPQQVSACFILSVDDTMESILNWYREEGLIFKGGSGAGLNLSRIRSSKELLSSGGTASGPVSFMRGADASAGTIKSGGATRRAAKMVVLDVDHPDIEEFVETKAKEEAKVRVLRDAGFDMDLGGSDITSVQYQNANNSVRVNDEFMRAVEEGTDFGLRARMTGEIIDRTDARKLFHGIAEAAWNCADPGIQYDSTINDWHTCPESGRITASNPCSEYMHLDNSSCNLASLNLLKFLDTDDRFDAETFAKAVELIITAMDISICFADFPTEPIADTTRKFRQLGIGYANLGALLMATGHAYDSEGGRALAGAITSLMTGAAYKRSAELAGIVGPYEGYARNAEAHQRVIRKHAAANDQIRSFPASNAIQTMASGVWKQCQEIGEANGWRNAQASVLAPTGTIGLMMDCDTTGIEPDLALVKFKKLVGGGSMQIVNQTVRRALDNLGYQAEQAEAIVEYVAEHGHVIDAPGIRPEHYEVFDCAMGDRTIAPMGHVRMMAAAQPFLSGAISKTVNMPERATVADVERIYLEGWRLGLKALAIYRDNCKVGQPLSAGKGDSASKTAEAAPTVVVEQRPIRKRLPKKRPSETVSFTVGGAEGYLTAGSYPDDGLGEIFVKLGKQGSTLAGVMDAFSMSISVGLQYGIPLEFYVSKFSNLRFEPAGMTDDPDVRIATSVLDYLFRRLALDHLPYEKRVQLGIFSSDERSAQVENDYGQGTEKLDIDEFRSSVPTAGTREEPGVEPAPAEVGSSTELLELRLGKAADAPLCMTCGTKMRPAGSCYLCEGCGSTSGCS; encoded by the coding sequence ATGACCGAGACCGTCGGGGGCCCGACGACAGACACCACTGCGGCTGCGAAGGTCGCACGCGGCCGGGGCAAGGCCGGTGCCAAGCGGCGCGGCCTGGCCGTGCAGCGGGTGTTCACCACCGAGGGCGTGCACCCCTACGAGCAGGTGGAGTGGGAGCGCCGGGACGTCGTCATGACGAACTGGCGCGACGGCACGGTCAACTTCGAGCAGCGCGGCGTGGAGTTCCCGACCGCCTGGTCGCTGAACGCCACCAACATCGTCACCAGCAAGTACTTCCGGGGTGCGGTGGGCAGCGCGACGCGTGAGTCCAGCCTGCGGCAGCTGATCGACCGGGTCGTCGGCACCTACCGGCGGGCCGGCGTCGAGCACGGGTACTTCGCCACGGACGCCGACGCCGAGATCTTCGACCACGAGCTGACCTGGATGCTGCTGCACCAGGTGTTCAGCTTCAACTCGCCGGTCTGGTTCAACGTCGGCACGCCCAGCCCGCAGCAGGTCAGCGCGTGCTTCATCCTCTCGGTCGACGACACGATGGAGTCGATCCTGAACTGGTACCGGGAGGAGGGCCTGATCTTCAAGGGCGGCTCCGGTGCCGGGCTGAACCTCTCCCGCATCCGCTCGTCGAAGGAACTGCTGTCCTCCGGCGGCACCGCCTCCGGGCCGGTCTCGTTCATGCGCGGTGCGGACGCCTCCGCGGGCACCATCAAGTCCGGCGGGGCGACCCGCCGGGCCGCGAAGATGGTCGTGCTCGACGTCGACCACCCCGACATCGAGGAGTTCGTCGAGACCAAGGCCAAGGAGGAGGCCAAGGTCCGGGTGCTGCGCGACGCCGGGTTCGACATGGACCTGGGCGGCTCCGACATCACGTCGGTGCAGTACCAGAACGCGAACAACTCGGTGCGGGTCAACGACGAGTTCATGCGGGCCGTCGAGGAGGGCACGGACTTCGGTCTGCGTGCCCGGATGACCGGCGAGATCATCGACCGGACCGACGCCCGCAAGCTCTTCCACGGCATCGCCGAGGCGGCCTGGAACTGTGCGGACCCGGGCATCCAGTACGACAGCACGATCAACGACTGGCACACCTGCCCGGAGTCGGGCCGGATCACCGCGTCGAACCCGTGCTCGGAGTACATGCACCTGGACAACTCCAGCTGCAACCTGGCGTCGCTGAACCTGCTGAAGTTCCTCGACACCGACGACCGGTTCGACGCGGAGACCTTCGCCAAGGCCGTCGAGCTGATCATCACCGCGATGGACATCTCGATCTGCTTCGCGGACTTCCCGACCGAGCCGATCGCGGACACCACCCGGAAGTTCCGCCAGCTCGGCATCGGGTACGCGAACCTCGGCGCGCTGCTCATGGCGACCGGGCACGCGTACGACTCCGAGGGCGGCCGGGCACTGGCCGGGGCGATCACCTCGCTGATGACCGGGGCCGCCTACAAGCGGTCCGCGGAGCTGGCCGGGATCGTCGGCCCGTACGAGGGGTACGCCCGCAACGCCGAGGCGCACCAGCGGGTGATCCGCAAGCACGCGGCGGCGAACGACCAGATCCGCAGCTTCCCGGCGTCGAACGCGATCCAGACGATGGCCTCCGGGGTCTGGAAGCAGTGCCAGGAGATCGGCGAGGCCAACGGCTGGCGCAACGCCCAGGCCTCGGTGCTGGCTCCGACCGGCACGATCGGCCTGATGATGGACTGCGACACGACCGGCATCGAGCCGGACCTGGCGCTGGTCAAGTTCAAGAAGCTGGTCGGCGGCGGCTCCATGCAGATCGTCAACCAGACCGTGCGCCGGGCCCTGGACAACCTCGGCTACCAGGCCGAGCAGGCCGAGGCGATCGTCGAGTACGTCGCCGAGCACGGGCACGTCATCGACGCGCCCGGCATCCGGCCCGAGCACTACGAGGTCTTCGACTGCGCCATGGGGGACCGCACCATCGCCCCGATGGGTCACGTCCGGATGATGGCGGCGGCCCAGCCGTTCCTGTCCGGTGCCATCTCCAAGACGGTGAACATGCCCGAGCGGGCCACCGTCGCCGACGTCGAGCGGATCTACCTGGAGGGGTGGCGGCTCGGCCTCAAGGCCCTGGCCATCTACCGGGACAACTGCAAGGTCGGCCAGCCGCTCTCGGCGGGCAAGGGTGACTCGGCGTCGAAGACCGCCGAGGCCGCGCCGACCGTCGTCGTCGAGCAGCGGCCGATCCGCAAGCGGCTGCCGAAGAAGCGCCCGAGCGAGACGGTCTCGTTCACCGTCGGCGGCGCGGAGGGTTACCTCACGGCCGGGTCCTACCCGGACGACGGGCTGGGCGAGATCTTCGTCAAGCTCGGCAAGCAGGGCTCGACGCTCGCCGGTGTCATGGACGCCTTCTCGATGTCGATCTCGGTGGGGCTGCAGTACGGCATCCCGCTGGAGTTCTACGTCTCGAAGTTCTCGAACCTGCGGTTCGAGCCGGCGGGCATGACCGACGACCCGGACGTCCGGATCGCGACCTCGGTGCTGGACTACCTGTTCCGCCGGCTCGCGCTGGACCACCTGCCCTACGAGAAGCGGGTCCAGCTGGGGATCTTCTCCTCCGACGAGCGGTCCGCGCAGGTCGAGAACGACTACGGCCAGGGCACCGAGAAGCTGGACATCGACGAGTTCCGGTCGTCGGTGCCGACGGCGGGTACCAGGGAGGAGCCGGGTGTCGAGCCGGCCCCGGCCGAGGTCGGCAGCTCCACCGAACTGCTGGAGCTGCGCCTGGGCAAGGCGGCGGACGCCCCGCTGTGCATGACCTGCGGGACGAAGATGCGTCCCGCCGGGTCCTGCTACCTCTGCGAGGGCTGCGGCTCCACCAGCGGATGCAGCTGA